Proteins from a genomic interval of Chanodichthys erythropterus isolate Z2021 chromosome 8, ASM2448905v1, whole genome shotgun sequence:
- the LOC137025079 gene encoding CD209 antigen-like protein C isoform X2, producing the protein MSMHYYGNMKMDRENKEENIYANEEPNSHDVRTGRQISTTHQTPGSSGDSVRIRNYRAATVCSVLLCVVLLTALIVLGVHIITKSTNYTQETQQLQTKIINLTEEKTQQLQTKIINLTEETQQLQSDYTNLINERDALLSKNNDLIKERNTCRQDFFKENNGWIYNHSSFYYISSEKKSWNESRSYCTERGADLIIINNKEEQDFVEKNIDHGSLVWIGLTDIDEEGSWKWVDGSTPTFRFWWSTEPNGKREENCALVHTSIWADYPCDDAYLWICEKNILI; encoded by the exons ATGTCTATGCATTATTATGGAAATATGAAAATGGACAGAGAAAACAAAGAGGAGAATATCTATGCCAATGAAGAACCTAACAGTCATGATGTCAGGACAGGAAGACAGATCTCCACAACACACCAAACACCTGGAAGCTCAG GTGATTCTGTGAGGATCAGAAACTACAGAGCAGCTACAGTGTGTTCggtgctgctgtgtgttgttcTGCTGACTGCGCTCATAGTGCTGGGTGTCCACATCATTACAAAGAGCACAAACTACACACAAGAGACACAACAGCTTCAAACCAAGATCATCAATCTcacagaagaaaagacacaACAGCTTCAAACCAAGATCATCAATCTCACAGAAGAGACACAACAGCTACAATCTGACTACACCAACCTCATAAATGAGAGAGATGCATTACTGTCAAAGAATAATGACCTGATTAAAGAAAGAAACACATGCAgacaagatttttttaaagagaacA atggatggatttaCAATCACTCCAGTTTTTACTACATTTCCTCTGAGAAGAAAAGCTGGAATGAGAGCAGAAGTTACTGTACGGAGAGAGGAGCAGATCTGATCATCATAAACAACAAAGAGGAACAA GATTTTGTTGAGAAGAACATTGATCATGGTTCTTTAGTCTGGATTGGTCTGACTGACATTGATGAAGAGGGCTCGTGGAAATGGGTTGACGGCAGCACACCGACCTTTAG GTTTTGGTGGTCTACAGAGCCCAAtggaaaaagagaagaaaactGTGCTCTAGTTCATACGTCAATTTGGGCCGATTACCCATGTGATGATGCTTATCTTTGGATCTGtgagaagaacattttaatatga
- the LOC137025079 gene encoding CD209 antigen-like protein C isoform X3: protein MSMHYYGNMKMDRENKEENIYANEEPNSHDVRTGRQISTTHQTPGSSVGDSVRIRNYRAATVCSVLLCVVLLTALIVLGVHIITKSTNYTQETQQLQTKIINLTEEKTQQLQTKIINLTEETQQLQSDYTNLINERDALLSKNNDLIKERNTCRQDFFKENNGWIYNHSSFYYISSEKKSWNESRSYCTERGADLIIINNKEEQDFVEKNIDHGSLVWIGLTDIDEEGSWKWVDGSTPTFRFWWSTEPNGKREENCALVHTSIWADYPCDDAYLWI from the exons ATGTCTATGCATTATTATGGAAATATGAAAATGGACAGAGAAAACAAAGAGGAGAATATCTATGCCAATGAAGAACCTAACAGTCATGATGTCAGGACAGGAAGACAGATCTCCACAACACACCAAACACCTGGAAGCTCAG TAGGTGATTCTGTGAGGATCAGAAACTACAGAGCAGCTACAGTGTGTTCggtgctgctgtgtgttgttcTGCTGACTGCGCTCATAGTGCTGGGTGTCCACATCATTACAAAGAGCACAAACTACACACAAGAGACACAACAGCTTCAAACCAAGATCATCAATCTcacagaagaaaagacacaACAGCTTCAAACCAAGATCATCAATCTCACAGAAGAGACACAACAGCTACAATCTGACTACACCAACCTCATAAATGAGAGAGATGCATTACTGTCAAAGAATAATGACCTGATTAAAGAAAGAAACACATGCAgacaagatttttttaaagagaacA atggatggatttaCAATCACTCCAGTTTTTACTACATTTCCTCTGAGAAGAAAAGCTGGAATGAGAGCAGAAGTTACTGTACGGAGAGAGGAGCAGATCTGATCATCATAAACAACAAAGAGGAACAA GATTTTGTTGAGAAGAACATTGATCATGGTTCTTTAGTCTGGATTGGTCTGACTGACATTGATGAAGAGGGCTCGTGGAAATGGGTTGACGGCAGCACACCGACCTTTAG GTTTTGGTGGTCTACAGAGCCCAAtggaaaaagagaagaaaactGTGCTCTAGTTCATACGTCAATTTGGGCCGATTACCCATGTGATGATGCTTATCTTTGGATCT GA
- the LOC137025079 gene encoding CD209 antigen-like protein C isoform X1 — translation MSMHYYGNMKMDRENKEENIYANEEPNSHDVRTGRQISTTHQTPGSSVGDSVRIRNYRAATVCSVLLCVVLLTALIVLGVHIITKSTNYTQETQQLQTKIINLTEEKTQQLQTKIINLTEETQQLQSDYTNLINERDALLSKNNDLIKERNTCRQDFFKENNGWIYNHSSFYYISSEKKSWNESRSYCTERGADLIIINNKEEQDFVEKNIDHGSLVWIGLTDIDEEGSWKWVDGSTPTFRFWWSTEPNGKREENCALVHTSIWADYPCDDAYLWICEKNILI, via the exons ATGTCTATGCATTATTATGGAAATATGAAAATGGACAGAGAAAACAAAGAGGAGAATATCTATGCCAATGAAGAACCTAACAGTCATGATGTCAGGACAGGAAGACAGATCTCCACAACACACCAAACACCTGGAAGCTCAG TAGGTGATTCTGTGAGGATCAGAAACTACAGAGCAGCTACAGTGTGTTCggtgctgctgtgtgttgttcTGCTGACTGCGCTCATAGTGCTGGGTGTCCACATCATTACAAAGAGCACAAACTACACACAAGAGACACAACAGCTTCAAACCAAGATCATCAATCTcacagaagaaaagacacaACAGCTTCAAACCAAGATCATCAATCTCACAGAAGAGACACAACAGCTACAATCTGACTACACCAACCTCATAAATGAGAGAGATGCATTACTGTCAAAGAATAATGACCTGATTAAAGAAAGAAACACATGCAgacaagatttttttaaagagaacA atggatggatttaCAATCACTCCAGTTTTTACTACATTTCCTCTGAGAAGAAAAGCTGGAATGAGAGCAGAAGTTACTGTACGGAGAGAGGAGCAGATCTGATCATCATAAACAACAAAGAGGAACAA GATTTTGTTGAGAAGAACATTGATCATGGTTCTTTAGTCTGGATTGGTCTGACTGACATTGATGAAGAGGGCTCGTGGAAATGGGTTGACGGCAGCACACCGACCTTTAG GTTTTGGTGGTCTACAGAGCCCAAtggaaaaagagaagaaaactGTGCTCTAGTTCATACGTCAATTTGGGCCGATTACCCATGTGATGATGCTTATCTTTGGATCTGtgagaagaacattttaatatga